In the genome of Actinomadura graeca, one region contains:
- a CDS encoding Ppx/GppA phosphatase family protein, whose translation MRLGVLDVGSNTVHLLVVDAHQGARPLPAFSHKAELRLAAHLEDGDRLSEEGETRLRAFVDEALQIAEDKGVEDLVAFATSAVRDASNGEEVLARLRAETNVDISALSGEEEARLTFLAVRRWFGWSSGRLLVVDIGGGSLEIGVGIDEEPDAAFSLPLGAGRLTRDWFTADPPAQDEVRKLRRHVRAEIARHVGEVARYGPPDHAVATSKTFKQLARIGGASPSADGPYQRRVLRDSDLTEWAEKLALMPAGERADLPGVSERRAPQLPAGAIVADAAMDLFGLTELEVCPWALREGVILRRLDMITA comes from the coding sequence ATGCGACTCGGCGTGCTGGACGTGGGATCTAACACCGTGCATCTCCTGGTGGTGGACGCCCACCAGGGGGCGCGGCCGCTGCCCGCGTTCTCCCACAAGGCGGAGCTGCGCCTCGCCGCCCACCTGGAGGACGGCGACCGGCTCTCGGAGGAGGGCGAGACCCGGCTGCGCGCGTTCGTCGACGAGGCGCTGCAGATCGCCGAGGACAAGGGCGTCGAGGACCTCGTCGCCTTCGCCACCTCCGCCGTCCGGGACGCCTCCAACGGCGAGGAGGTCCTGGCGCGCCTGCGGGCCGAGACGAACGTCGACATCAGCGCGCTGTCGGGGGAGGAGGAGGCGCGGCTGACCTTCCTCGCCGTCCGCCGCTGGTTCGGCTGGTCGTCGGGACGGCTGCTGGTCGTCGACATCGGCGGCGGCTCGCTGGAGATCGGCGTCGGCATCGACGAGGAGCCGGACGCGGCGTTCTCGCTGCCGCTCGGCGCCGGGCGGCTCACCCGCGACTGGTTCACCGCCGACCCCCCGGCGCAGGACGAGGTGCGCAAGCTCCGCCGGCACGTCCGGGCGGAGATCGCCCGCCATGTCGGCGAGGTGGCCCGGTACGGGCCGCCCGACCACGCCGTCGCCACGTCCAAGACGTTCAAGCAGCTCGCCCGGATCGGCGGCGCGTCGCCGTCGGCCGATGGACCGTACCAGCGGCGGGTGCTGCGCGACTCCGACCTGACCGAGTGGGCCGAGAAGCTCGCGCTGATGCCGGCCGGCGAGCGCGCCGATCTGCCCGGCGTGTCGGAGCGGCGCGCCCCGCAGCTCCCGGCGGGCGCGATCGTCGCCGACGCGGCGATGGACCTGTTCGGGCTGACCGAGCTGGAGGTCTGCCCGTGGGCGCTGCGCGAGGGCGTGATCCTGCGCCGCCTCGACATGATCACCGCCTGA